The Amycolatopsis coloradensis sequence TGTCGGCCCACGGTGTGCAGACCGAGGTCTATTACCCGTCGCCGCTGCCTCTGCAACCCTGCTTCGCCGGGCTCGGCCACCGGAAGGGCGATTTCCCGAACGCCGAGAACGCCTGCCGTCGTACCCTCGCGCTGCCGCTGTATCCGGACATGTCCACCGGGGACTGTGACCGTGTCTGCGACTCGATCCGCGCGTTCTACCGCGGGCGGCGTGGATGACACTGCCGTTCTTCCCGCCCGATCTCTTCGACGAGGACCGTGCCGAACTGCTGGACATCGTCCGCCGCGTCGGCCTCGCAGCGGAGCAGAAGTTCATCCTCGGCGACCAGACGGCCCGTTTCGAAGCGGCGATCCGTGACTCGGTCGACGCGGCGGACGCGATCGCTTGCGGCAGCGGAACTTCGGCGCTGACGCTGGTGCTGCGCGCGATGGGCGTCGGCGACGGCGACGAGGTGATCGTGCCCGCGTTCGGCTGCGCACCGCTCGCGGCCGCGCCCGCCTCGCTCGGCGCGACGCCGGTGTTCGCCGACATCGACCCGCGGTCCATGGTCGTCGATCCCGACACGGTCGCCCGCCTGGTCACTTCGCGGACCAAGGTGATCATGCCGGCGCATATGTTCTCGGTCATGGCGGACATGCCCGCGCTGCGCCGGATCACGTCCGGCGCGGGCGTGCGGCTGCTGGAGGATTCCGCGGTCGCGCAAGGAGGAACCCTCGCGGGCACGCCCGCCGGGAGATGGGGCGACGCGGGTGTGTACTCGTTCGTCCAGGTGAAGACGTTCGGGATGCCGGGTGAGGGCGGCATGGTCGTGACCGATGATCCGGAACTCGCCTCGGCGGTGCGGATGCTGCGCAATCACGGCCAGGACGGCAAGAACCGGTTCCTGTACCACCGGGTCGGCTACAACAGCCGGTTCGACGAGATCATGGCCGCGTTCCAGCTGCATCGGTTCCCTGGCCTTCCCGGGCGGCTCGCACGCCGGGCACGGATCGGGGAGTACTACACCGAGCGCTTCGCCGACCTGGCGGGCTGCGGGGTGCTGGCGCCGCCCCCGGCGAAGGACGGGCGGTGCTACTACGTCTATTCGCTACTCGCCGAGCGCAGGGACGAACTCCGTGCCCATCTGGCGGCGCGGGGGATCGGCTCGCACGTCTACTACCCGGCCCCGCTGCCGCGGCAACCCGCGTTCGCGCGGTACACCCGCCCGTCGGACACCTGGCCCGCGGCGGACCTGGCCGCGCGGCGCACTCTCGCCATACCCATCTACCCCCATCTGACGGACGAGCAGGTGGAACGCATCGCGGACGCGGTGTGCGAGTTCGCGAAGGAGTCGTGATGCAGCAGATCACCCGGACGCCCGCACCGAGCGAGGTCGCCGAGGAGTGGCACAGGCGTGCGGAACGCGCCGGGCTGTCCCGCGTCATGCGCGCTTCGCAGCCCGCCGAGCTCGCGGCCGAGACGACCATCCGCACCATCCGGCTAGTCACCGGCCTTTTGCGTTCTCTGGGCGATGTCGGGGCCGCGCTGGAGATCGGCTGCGGGATGGGCAGGCTTACCCCGGCGATCGCGGCGCGGGCCCGTACGGTGACGGCGATCGACATGACTCCGCGCATGCTCGCGCTGGCGAGGGAGAACTGCGCGCATCTGTCCACTGTGG is a genomic window containing:
- a CDS encoding class I SAM-dependent methyltransferase; the encoded protein is MQQITRTPAPSEVAEEWHRRAERAGLSRVMRASQPAELAAETTIRTIRLVTGLLRSLGDVGAALEIGCGMGRLTPAIAARARTVTAIDMTPRMLALARENCAHLSTVEFVRTTVQRLPWQDKRFDVAVCVWVLMHVLDDDEIAEACRAIAASARHLVLVEYEEADIPVGRFSRLRTVEEYLALLPGARLLERHDLHYGGDRSFAALIALDYRR
- a CDS encoding DegT/DnrJ/EryC1/StrS family aminotransferase, with the protein product MTLPFFPPDLFDEDRAELLDIVRRVGLAAEQKFILGDQTARFEAAIRDSVDAADAIACGSGTSALTLVLRAMGVGDGDEVIVPAFGCAPLAAAPASLGATPVFADIDPRSMVVDPDTVARLVTSRTKVIMPAHMFSVMADMPALRRITSGAGVRLLEDSAVAQGGTLAGTPAGRWGDAGVYSFVQVKTFGMPGEGGMVVTDDPELASAVRMLRNHGQDGKNRFLYHRVGYNSRFDEIMAAFQLHRFPGLPGRLARRARIGEYYTERFADLAGCGVLAPPPAKDGRCYYVYSLLAERRDELRAHLAARGIGSHVYYPAPLPRQPAFARYTRPSDTWPAADLAARRTLAIPIYPHLTDEQVERIADAVCEFAKES